The following are from one region of the Flavimobilis soli genome:
- a CDS encoding acyl-CoA thioesterase gives MTRLHIPVQLRWSDMDAYAHVNNVEMLRLLEEARIEAFWRHPAVEGDPAGTPVARPTAVLDASPGAETFTLVAHQEIEYLAPLAYRRAPVIVTLWLGRLGGASLEICYEVTDDAGTVYARAATTMVLVDPKTGTPRRIGDAERAAWEPFVEEPVAFRRGRR, from the coding sequence ATGACCCGCCTGCACATCCCCGTCCAGCTGCGCTGGTCGGACATGGACGCCTACGCCCACGTCAACAACGTCGAGATGCTCCGCCTCCTCGAGGAGGCCCGGATCGAGGCGTTCTGGCGCCACCCCGCCGTCGAGGGAGACCCGGCGGGCACGCCCGTCGCGCGCCCCACCGCGGTGCTCGACGCGTCGCCCGGCGCGGAGACGTTCACGCTCGTCGCGCACCAGGAGATCGAGTACCTCGCGCCGCTCGCGTACCGGCGCGCGCCGGTGATCGTCACGTTGTGGCTCGGGCGGCTCGGCGGCGCGAGCCTCGAGATCTGCTACGAGGTCACCGACGACGCGGGCACCGTCTACGCCCGCGCGGCGACGACGATGGTCCTCGTCGACCCGAAGACCGGCACTCCGCGGCGCATCGGCGACGCCGAGCGTGCTGCGTGGGAGCCGTTCGTCGAGGAGCCCGTCGCCTTCCGTCGCGGCCGCCGGTGA
- a CDS encoding single-stranded DNA-binding protein: MSSTITVRGWVGNKPTLTRTANDRVFTTVRVASTHRYRDSRNEWVDGDTQWFSAVFWDDAAENVARSVRQGEPVVLTGRLVLERWDSEEGPRSSLGVRGATLGHDLTRGIAQFTRCVRTAGAGFEPAPPGDRAADPFATPETPDVSEQDAPPADVDEAALDASAEVGEELGAYEPATA, encoded by the coding sequence ATGAGCTCGACCATCACCGTGCGCGGATGGGTCGGCAACAAGCCGACGCTGACCCGCACCGCCAACGACCGCGTCTTCACGACCGTCCGCGTCGCCTCGACGCACCGCTACCGCGACTCGCGCAACGAGTGGGTCGACGGCGACACGCAGTGGTTCAGCGCGGTGTTCTGGGACGACGCCGCCGAGAACGTCGCCCGCTCGGTGCGGCAGGGCGAGCCCGTCGTGCTCACCGGCCGCCTCGTCCTCGAGCGCTGGGACAGCGAGGAAGGCCCGCGCTCGTCGCTCGGCGTGCGCGGGGCGACGCTCGGTCACGACCTCACGCGTGGCATCGCCCAGTTCACGCGCTGCGTGCGTACCGCCGGGGCGGGCTTCGAGCCCGCGCCGCCCGGCGACCGTGCCGCGGACCCGTTCGCCACGCCCGAGACGCCGGACGTGAGCGAGCAGGACGCCCCGCCGGCGGACGTCGACGAGGCCGCGCTCGACGCGTCCGCGGAGGTCGGGGAGGAGCTCGGAGCATACGAGCCTGCGACCGCGTAG
- a CDS encoding GTPase family protein produces the protein MSSARRDVPADASEGVLGRVEALEEAWLAGRDVLADADPGLARDVEELLPRVRERVALGADRTVVALAGSTGSGKSSLLNAVAGAEVARPGVLRPTTSRAVAAVWPGSSPAALLDWLEVTQRTFVDGEEGADGLVLLDLPDHDSVVPEHRVRADRLLARADLMVWVTDPQKYADAALHEGYLRGFSGYEGVVVVVLNHADRLSDDDRETCLADLRERVAEDGLPNAHVLATSATEGLGVTELRGLVADAVRRRQAMAARLLEDVRACARRILELTEPPSDAPRLSGGVDDRLVQALLGASGAETVVDAVGLSARRQVRTTAGWPVTRWVASLRADPLRRLGLRPDPDGERPDAATTEVRRSSMPRPTAAVRARTAEALREHADGVARALPEAWQPTTAARPDPDVLADALDQVVVAAPLGSPGPPRWARALGWVQTLLLVVALAGLAWLAALAGLDALRLPAPDVSWHVGDATFPWPTTLAVGGLAAGALVGAIAGLFGRTTAARRRRQARAALEAGVRGVAEATVVGPARARLDTWRACRAAAERAASGPTRRRSRMA, from the coding sequence GTGAGCAGCGCACGGCGGGACGTGCCCGCCGACGCGAGCGAGGGCGTGCTCGGACGTGTCGAGGCGCTCGAGGAGGCGTGGCTCGCGGGACGGGACGTGCTCGCGGACGCCGACCCCGGGCTCGCCCGCGACGTCGAGGAGCTGCTGCCCAGGGTGCGCGAGCGTGTCGCGCTCGGCGCCGACCGCACGGTCGTCGCCCTCGCCGGGTCGACCGGCTCGGGCAAGTCCTCCCTGCTCAACGCGGTCGCCGGCGCGGAGGTCGCGCGCCCGGGGGTGCTGCGCCCGACGACGTCCCGCGCCGTCGCGGCCGTGTGGCCCGGCAGCAGCCCGGCCGCGCTGCTCGACTGGCTCGAGGTCACGCAACGCACCTTCGTCGACGGCGAGGAGGGAGCGGACGGCCTCGTCCTGCTCGATCTCCCGGACCACGACTCGGTCGTCCCCGAGCACCGCGTCCGCGCGGACCGCCTGCTCGCCCGCGCCGACCTCATGGTCTGGGTGACCGACCCGCAGAAGTACGCCGACGCCGCTCTCCACGAGGGCTACCTGCGCGGCTTCTCCGGATACGAGGGCGTGGTCGTCGTCGTGCTCAACCACGCCGACCGCCTCTCCGACGACGACCGCGAGACGTGCCTCGCCGACCTGCGCGAGCGTGTCGCCGAGGACGGCCTGCCGAACGCGCACGTCCTCGCGACCTCCGCGACCGAGGGGCTCGGCGTCACCGAGCTCAGGGGCCTCGTGGCCGACGCCGTCCGACGGCGTCAGGCGATGGCGGCACGCCTTCTCGAGGACGTGCGTGCGTGCGCGCGGCGCATCCTCGAGCTGACCGAGCCGCCGAGCGACGCTCCCAGGCTGTCCGGCGGGGTTGACGACCGCCTTGTGCAAGCCCTGCTCGGGGCGAGCGGCGCGGAGACGGTCGTCGACGCCGTCGGGCTCTCGGCCCGCCGCCAGGTGCGGACGACCGCCGGGTGGCCGGTCACGCGATGGGTCGCGAGCCTGCGCGCCGACCCGCTCCGGCGGCTGGGACTGCGGCCCGACCCGGACGGGGAGCGTCCCGACGCCGCCACCACGGAGGTGCGCCGCTCGTCCATGCCCAGGCCCACCGCCGCCGTCCGCGCCCGGACCGCCGAGGCTCTGCGCGAGCACGCCGACGGTGTCGCTCGCGCGCTGCCCGAGGCCTGGCAGCCGACAACCGCCGCGCGCCCCGACCCGGACGTGCTCGCGGACGCCCTCGACCAGGTCGTCGTCGCCGCGCCCCTCGGTTCGCCCGGACCGCCGCGCTGGGCGCGCGCGCTCGGCTGGGTGCAGACGCTCCTCCTCGTCGTCGCTCTCGCAGGGCTCGCGTGGCTCGCCGCGCTCGCGGGGCTCGACGCGTTGCGCCTCCCCGCCCCCGACGTCTCGTGGCACGTGGGCGACGCGACGTTCCCGTGGCCGACGACCCTCGCCGTCGGCGGCCTGGCAGCCGGCGCGCTCGTGGGCGCGATCGCGGGCCTGTTCGGCCGCACCACGGCCGCGCGTCGCCGTCGCCAGGCACGTGCCGCGCTCGAGGCAGGCGTCCGCGGCGTCGCCGAGGCAACGGTGGTCGGGCCGGCGCGGGCACGCCTCGACACGTGGCGAGCCTGCCGCGCGGCAGCCGAGCGCGCGGCGTCCGGTCCTACGCGGCGACGCTCGCGCATGGCCTAG
- a CDS encoding dynamin family protein, producing MTAGATSSRTDGPGGVVRALEDVRAAVDELRLDLPAPGAQDATALRADLLARIDDHLLPRARSADAPMLVVVGGSTGAGKSTLVNSLVGAPVSPSGVLRPTTLAPVLAHHPQDAHWFADDRVLPGLSRAGAQDPVPADSVHRTLRLVPTDAVGPGYALLDAPDVDSVVAENRDLAAQLLAAADLWLFVTTAARYADAVPWDLLDAAAERRTQVALVLNRVDAHARAAITEHLEGMLAERGHAGARVFPVEETRLTSGVLGPEHLVGLRGWLGAVTQPEERRRVVAATFDGAVEDLGRRLTDLAGAAGEQVAARDRLAAVLTREQEAAATQVARATADGAMLRGEVLARWQDFVGTGDFLRRVEQGVGRARDRITAFFRGRTADAPAVARAVGHDLEAVVLDAVHGAAERTYDAWRADPAGRDLAEGLARGGPQVREHVAEQVRAWQGDVLELVSTQGQSTRGRARALSFGVNGLGVALMVVVFASTGGLTGAEVGIAGGTAVLAQRLLEAVFGDDAVRRLAVNARERLDARVRTVLEADGVRFQSRLDAQRVDADAPARIERARDALARARADRGEAR from the coding sequence ATGACGGCTGGTGCGACCTCCTCGCGGACCGACGGGCCGGGCGGCGTCGTCCGGGCGCTCGAGGACGTGCGGGCCGCGGTCGACGAGCTCCGGCTCGACCTCCCAGCCCCCGGCGCTCAGGACGCGACCGCGCTGCGCGCCGACCTTCTCGCCCGGATCGACGACCACCTCCTGCCGCGCGCCCGTTCGGCGGACGCGCCCATGCTCGTCGTCGTCGGCGGGTCGACGGGCGCGGGCAAGTCGACGCTCGTCAACTCCCTCGTCGGGGCGCCCGTGAGCCCGTCAGGCGTGCTCCGCCCGACGACGCTCGCCCCCGTCCTGGCGCACCACCCGCAGGACGCGCACTGGTTCGCGGACGACCGCGTCCTGCCCGGCCTGAGCCGGGCGGGCGCGCAGGACCCCGTGCCGGCCGACTCCGTGCACCGCACGCTGCGGCTCGTGCCGACCGACGCCGTCGGGCCGGGATACGCGCTGCTCGACGCGCCCGACGTCGACTCGGTCGTCGCCGAGAACCGCGACCTCGCTGCCCAGCTTCTCGCGGCGGCCGACCTGTGGCTCTTCGTCACGACCGCCGCCCGCTACGCCGACGCCGTCCCGTGGGACCTCCTCGACGCCGCGGCTGAGCGGCGCACGCAGGTCGCCCTCGTGCTCAACCGCGTCGACGCGCACGCGCGCGCCGCGATCACCGAGCACCTCGAGGGCATGCTCGCCGAGCGCGGCCACGCGGGCGCACGCGTGTTCCCGGTCGAGGAGACGCGGCTCACCTCGGGAGTGCTCGGCCCCGAGCACCTCGTGGGGCTGCGGGGCTGGCTCGGCGCCGTCACCCAGCCGGAGGAACGCCGCCGCGTCGTCGCTGCGACGTTCGACGGTGCGGTCGAGGACCTCGGCCGGCGGCTCACCGACCTCGCCGGCGCGGCGGGGGAGCAGGTCGCCGCCCGTGACCGCCTCGCCGCCGTGCTGACGCGCGAGCAGGAGGCGGCTGCGACTCAGGTCGCTCGTGCGACGGCCGACGGCGCGATGCTCCGCGGCGAGGTGCTCGCCCGGTGGCAGGACTTCGTCGGCACGGGCGACTTCCTGCGGCGCGTCGAGCAGGGCGTCGGGCGCGCACGTGACCGGATCACCGCGTTCTTCCGCGGCCGCACCGCTGACGCACCCGCGGTCGCTCGCGCCGTCGGGCACGACCTCGAGGCCGTCGTCCTCGACGCCGTCCACGGCGCGGCCGAGCGCACGTACGACGCGTGGCGCGCCGACCCGGCGGGCCGTGACCTCGCCGAGGGACTCGCGCGCGGCGGGCCCCAGGTCCGCGAGCACGTCGCCGAGCAGGTGCGCGCCTGGCAGGGCGACGTGCTCGAGCTCGTCTCGACGCAAGGGCAGTCCACGCGCGGCCGCGCCCGCGCGCTCTCCTTCGGCGTCAACGGCCTCGGTGTCGCGCTCATGGTCGTCGTGTTCGCCTCGACGGGAGGGCTCACGGGCGCGGAGGTCGGCATCGCAGGCGGCACCGCCGTGCTCGCCCAGCGCCTCCTCGAGGCCGTGTTCGGGGACGACGCCGTGCGCAGGCTCGCCGTGAACGCGCGCGAGCGGCTCGACGCGCGCGTGCGGACCGTCCTCGAGGCCGACGGCGTGCGGTTCCAGTCCCGCCTCGACGCGCAGCGCGTCGACGCCGACGCCCCGGCACGGATCGAGCGCGCCCGCGACGCTCTCGCCCGGGCGCGTGCCGACCGCGGAGAGGCGCGGTGA
- the ettA gene encoding energy-dependent translational throttle protein EttA, translating to MAEFIYTMYKARKAHGDKVILDDVTLNFLPGAKIGVVGPNGAGKSTILKIMAGLEQPSNGEARLSPGYSVGILMQEPELNEEKTVLGNVQEAVGEIKAKLDRFNEIAELMATDYSDELMEEMGKLQEAIDAADAWDLDSQLEQAMDALRCPPGDMDVKVLSGGERRRVALCKLLLEKPDLLLLDEPTNHLDAESVLWLEQHLTTYPGAILAVTHDRYFLDHVAEWICEVDRGRLYPYEGNYSTYLEKKQERLQVQGKKDAKLAKRLKEELEWVRSNAKGRQTKSKARLARYEEMAAEAERTRKLDFEEIQIPAGPRLGSVVLEATNLQKGFDGRQLIDGLSFTLPRNGIVGVIGPNGVGKTTLFKTIVGLEPLDGGDLKIGETVSISYVDQSRGGIDPKKTLFEVVSDGLDFIKVGNVEIPSRAYVASFGFKGPDQQKPAGVLSGGERNRLNLALTLKQGGNLLLLDEPTNDLDVETLGSLENALLEFPGCAVVVSHDRWFLDRVATHILAYEGTEENPASWYWFEGNFESYEQNKVERLGVEAARPHRVTHRRLTRD from the coding sequence GTGGCTGAGTTCATCTACACCATGTACAAGGCGCGCAAGGCGCACGGTGACAAGGTCATCCTCGACGACGTCACGCTGAACTTCCTCCCCGGGGCGAAGATCGGCGTCGTCGGCCCGAACGGTGCCGGAAAGTCCACGATCCTCAAGATCATGGCCGGTCTCGAGCAGCCCTCGAACGGTGAGGCGCGCCTGTCGCCCGGCTACAGCGTCGGCATCCTCATGCAGGAGCCGGAGCTCAACGAGGAGAAGACCGTCCTCGGCAACGTCCAGGAAGCCGTCGGCGAGATCAAGGCGAAGCTCGACCGCTTCAACGAGATCGCCGAGCTCATGGCGACGGACTACTCCGACGAGCTCATGGAGGAGATGGGCAAGCTCCAGGAGGCGATCGACGCCGCCGACGCGTGGGACCTCGACTCCCAGCTCGAGCAGGCGATGGACGCCCTGCGCTGCCCGCCCGGCGACATGGACGTCAAGGTCCTCTCCGGTGGCGAGCGTCGCCGCGTCGCGCTGTGCAAGCTCCTCCTCGAGAAGCCCGACCTGCTGCTCCTCGACGAGCCCACCAACCACCTCGACGCCGAGTCGGTGCTGTGGCTCGAGCAGCACCTGACGACGTACCCCGGTGCGATCCTCGCCGTCACCCACGACCGCTACTTCCTCGACCACGTCGCCGAGTGGATCTGCGAGGTCGACCGTGGCCGTCTGTACCCCTACGAGGGCAACTACTCGACCTACCTCGAGAAGAAGCAGGAGCGCCTCCAGGTCCAGGGCAAGAAGGACGCGAAGCTCGCCAAGCGACTCAAGGAGGAGCTCGAGTGGGTCCGGTCCAACGCCAAGGGCCGCCAGACCAAGTCGAAGGCTCGTCTCGCCCGCTACGAGGAGATGGCTGCCGAGGCGGAGCGCACCCGGAAGCTCGACTTCGAGGAGATCCAGATCCCGGCGGGTCCGCGCCTGGGTTCGGTCGTCCTCGAGGCCACGAACCTGCAGAAGGGCTTCGACGGGCGCCAGCTCATCGACGGCCTGAGCTTCACGCTCCCGCGCAACGGCATCGTCGGCGTCATCGGCCCGAACGGTGTCGGTAAGACGACGCTCTTCAAGACGATCGTCGGCCTCGAGCCGCTCGACGGCGGCGACCTCAAGATCGGTGAGACCGTCTCGATCTCGTACGTCGACCAGTCGCGCGGCGGCATCGACCCCAAGAAGACCCTCTTCGAGGTGGTCTCCGACGGTCTCGACTTCATCAAGGTCGGCAACGTCGAGATCCCGTCGCGCGCGTACGTCGCGTCGTTCGGCTTCAAGGGCCCGGACCAGCAGAAGCCTGCCGGCGTGCTCTCCGGTGGTGAGCGCAACCGCCTCAACCTCGCGCTCACGCTCAAGCAGGGCGGCAACCTGCTGCTCCTCGACGAGCCCACCAACGACCTCGATGTCGAGACCCTTGGCTCGCTCGAGAACGCTCTCCTCGAGTTCCCCGGCTGCGCCGTCGTGGTCTCCCACGACCGCTGGTTCCTCGACCGGGTCGCGACGCACATCCTCGCGTACGAGGGCACGGAGGAGAACCCGGCCAGCTGGTACTGGTTCGAGGGCAACTTCGAGTCGTACGAGCAGAACAAGGTTGAGCGTCTCGGTGTCGAGGCGGCGCGTCCGCACCGCGTGACGCACCGTCGCCTCACCCGCGACTGA
- a CDS encoding GTPase: MGARTDAADLRGRVKDLRGALDLIADRSDPEVLATAGAALESASERLDLGVEHTVVALVGGTGSGKSSLFNAVSRLNFADVGVKRPTTSRMTACAWSDHADALLDWVGVDADRRINRISALDDESERALDGLVLLDLPDHDSVRTENREVVDRVVPMADLLVWVVDPQKYADDALHSGYLQTLVGAEGSMLVVLNQLDTVPPTQRDEILADVSSLLTYDGLGVVDVLGVSAVTGDGVDELRTRLAKVVAARSVASVRVSSELTRAGTLVADALSSEAPRSLDGFVAPAVDALAVGVGLEARGRTAALTLDDGSAAAAGVAVTPEVTARVRTSWLDGVGRHLSAGWRENLERVVTPAEEIAVAVDRAVGDVRLEAGPGRAVRRARASAVVLGILAVIAAGAGLALLLGWWDLPDGVGTGTYLLVGAGVLALGVVVALLVRGRARRQHAAERESRFVSVARERLTEVVGELLLQPSSPVLRDHHDARVLALAAAEQSPTGS; this comes from the coding sequence ATGGGAGCACGAACCGATGCGGCTGACCTTCGTGGGCGGGTCAAGGACCTGCGCGGCGCGCTCGACCTGATCGCCGACCGGAGCGACCCCGAGGTTCTCGCCACCGCGGGCGCGGCGCTCGAGAGCGCGTCCGAGCGCCTCGACCTGGGGGTCGAGCACACCGTCGTCGCGCTCGTGGGCGGCACCGGCTCGGGCAAGTCGAGCCTCTTCAACGCTGTCTCCCGCCTGAACTTCGCTGACGTGGGCGTCAAGCGCCCGACGACGTCGCGCATGACCGCGTGCGCGTGGAGCGACCACGCCGACGCCCTGCTCGACTGGGTCGGCGTGGACGCCGACCGACGCATCAACCGGATCTCCGCGCTCGACGACGAGTCCGAGCGGGCGCTCGACGGCCTCGTCCTGCTGGACCTGCCGGACCACGACTCGGTGCGCACCGAGAACCGCGAGGTCGTCGACCGCGTCGTGCCGATGGCCGACCTTCTCGTGTGGGTCGTCGACCCGCAGAAGTACGCCGACGACGCGCTGCACTCCGGTTACCTGCAGACCCTCGTCGGCGCCGAGGGGTCGATGCTCGTCGTGCTCAACCAGCTCGACACGGTCCCGCCCACGCAGCGCGACGAGATCCTCGCCGACGTGTCGAGCCTGCTGACCTACGACGGCCTCGGGGTGGTCGACGTCCTCGGAGTCTCCGCGGTCACGGGGGATGGGGTCGACGAGCTACGGACGCGGCTCGCCAAGGTCGTCGCTGCCCGCTCTGTCGCGTCGGTGCGCGTCAGCAGCGAGCTGACCCGCGCGGGAACCCTGGTCGCCGATGCTCTCTCGTCCGAGGCCCCGCGCTCCCTCGACGGGTTCGTCGCGCCTGCGGTCGACGCGCTCGCCGTCGGCGTCGGCCTTGAGGCTCGCGGCCGCACGGCCGCCCTCACGCTCGACGACGGCTCGGCCGCCGCGGCGGGCGTCGCCGTGACGCCCGAGGTCACCGCCCGCGTGCGCACCTCGTGGCTTGACGGCGTCGGTCGTCACCTCTCGGCCGGCTGGCGCGAGAACCTCGAACGCGTCGTCACCCCCGCCGAGGAGATCGCGGTCGCGGTCGACCGCGCCGTCGGCGACGTGCGGCTCGAGGCCGGGCCCGGCAGGGCGGTGCGGCGTGCGCGGGCGTCCGCCGTCGTCCTCGGGATCCTTGCCGTGATCGCTGCCGGTGCGGGACTCGCTCTCCTGCTCGGCTGGTGGGACCTGCCCGACGGCGTCGGCACGGGGACCTACCTCCTGGTCGGGGCTGGCGTGCTGGCGCTGGGCGTCGTCGTCGCGCTGCTCGTGCGTGGCAGGGCGCGCCGCCAGCACGCGGCCGAGCGCGAGTCGCGCTTCGTGAGCGTGGCGCGCGAGCGGCTGACGGAAGTCGTCGGCGAGCTCTTGCTGCAGCCGTCCTCGCCCGTCCTGAGGGACCACCACGACGCTCGAGTGCTCGCGCTCGCCGCCGCGGAGCAGTCGCCCACAGGGAGCTGA